DNA from Daucus carota subsp. sativus chromosome 1, DH1 v3.0, whole genome shotgun sequence:
tttctttattttggtTAGCATGTGGAGGACCATCATCTCTACTCACTAAACTATCTACATTGGGGTGATCCTAAAATTTGGTATGGTATACCTGGAACCCATGCTTCTGCTTTAGAGGCTGCGATGAGAAAGCATCTTCCAGATTTATTTGATGAACAACCAGGCTTACTTCATGAATTGGTGAGTTTTCAGAATTCAGTCACttagttatataattatattgtatttaGGAAAGTGTAACCCAAATATACAGTACGTGATAATCTACTTGACATAAACTCGTTTCCTGTGTCATGGGCTTATCTTTAATGAACAAATTTACACAACTCACCCTGCCCAGGTCACATGACCTCATTCAAAATATATAGTACGACATAGTTATGGAATTTTTGTCTATGTTACAATGACTTTTGATTTTACTACCATGTTTGGACATGGTATCTATTACAGACAATTGACATCTGCTCTTACAATATGTATAGTTTTCAGTATATTGTTAAGTTTGACACTTGGATAAGTAACTATGCTTAAAACTTCCAGGCAAATCCAGGGAACATCGGTTTTTGCTTATCCTGTATCATTAACATTTCTCCGTAACTTTTTATACCAACAGCTTGCAGTCTGTGTCACTTTCTGATTAATTTTACACCGACACCCACGCACGCACACTCTTATTTGTTTAGTATATTGTTACAGTGTTGTGTTTGCTTGTGTAATAACAACAATTTGAGAACTTATAAATAGTGGGAAACTAGATCTGGTTGGATCTTATGCCCTTTTGTCCAAAGATAACTTTTCTTACTATTAAAATGTATTAAATTGGAATGGTTAGCAGCATTAAACAGCTTGCCTTCAACTCACTATAGGTTTGTAAATTTGATAAGGTTCTGATCTTGTGACAGGTTACTCAGCTGTCTCCTTCCGTCCTAAAGTCTGAGGGTGTTCCAGTTTATCGAGTAGTTCAGCATTCTGGGGAGTTTGTTCTTACCTTCCCGAGAGCATACCACGCGGGATTCAATTGTGGCTTCAATTGTGCAGAGGCTGTCAATGTTGCTCCAATTGATTGGCTAGAGCATGGGCAATGTGCAGTGGAACTCTACAGTGAGCAACACCGCAAGACATCACTGTCTCATGACAAATTGCTATTAGAGTCAGCAAGGGAAGCCGTACGAGCACTTTGGGAGCTATCAGTTTTGAACATTGAGAGTCCCAAAAATCTGGTATGGAAAAGTGTATCTGGTCAGGAAGGAATACTTACCAAGGCAGTTAAGGTAACTAATATAATAGTTTTAATGTGTGCACAACTTTACACACCAAGACACTCTTTCATTGTTTGTATATATGCTTTGTGAAATCTAGTAATATATGGGAAAAAGTAATATTTATCTGTGAGGTATTGTTACATgaatttggtttaaaaaaatatacattttgcATATCTTGCTACAATGGTGTAAGGTTTTATGGCCCTAAGTTGAATTTCAACAGCAGTCATTGTACATGAATGCATGTAAAAATATTTCAAGCACTAATCTTAATATAGTTGGTGctttatttctgatttttttgctcaaaaatattatactgcAGATAGATAAAGGTCCTAAGCAATTCTTTATCTTCTGCTTAGCTATGAGACGGGCACTGATGATTGCCTAGTTAAGCATGTATAGATCTGTGCACACATAAAAATTTGTAATAGACATGCAAGGTTAAAACACTCTCAGTCACCTGCAACATGTAATTCGATTAATCATAAATCTTTCTAATGATTTAACTGGGTTGTTACctgcttatttttattttttacagaAGAGAGTTGATCTAGAGAAGAATAGAATTGAGCATCTTCCAACCCATTTAAAGCTTCAAAAGATGGAAAAGGATATTGATTTGACAAATGAGAGAGAATGCTTTTCGTGCTTCTATGATTTACACTTGTCCTTTGCTTGCTGCAAGTGCTCCTCAGACCGTTTTGCATGTCTTAAACATGCAAATGTTGTGTGCTCTTGTGGAGGGGATAACAGAATTATTCTTCTCCGCTACACCTTGGTGGAATTAAACACTCTAGTTGAAGCACTAGAAGGGAGTTTGGTTGCTCTAGAAGCTTGGGCATCAGCAGATCTAGAATTGATTACAATAAATGGTAAAAACAATATTACTGCTAAACTGGATCCAGAGGAGACTTCTAAAAGCAGCAGTTCGGAGCCTAACCATGACCCCCCTTGTTCCCTAAAAACAGAAGAAATCATGTCTACTGATAAGCCTTCTAGTCATATGCCTATGAATGTCTGTACAGAAGATGTTCAGGTAGTGCAGGAAGACACCGCCGAAAAACATGCACCTCAGAACATGGCAGATGAACAGAATGTAGATCTCTGCAAGGCTGATAATAATATGTTGGAGCACATATATTCTATTGATCTGAATCACTATAGCATGTCTGATGAGCATGACAGTATGTTGAAGCAACTATCTGATAGATGTGATAACAATATCACTGTAAAGGTTGATGAGATCTACGGTGACATCTGTATGGTAAAGGCCGCTTTCAAGTCAGATTCGCAAAGAGAAGTGGAGATTGCACAGCATTGCAGTGACTCTGGTTCTTCTGTTTCCCATGTTAATTCCGGAAAACATTATAATCATAGTCCTAAGCTGTTTGGATTTGATCTTACAATTAACAATCCAGAATTGGGTGCTTCATTGCACAGCTCAAAGAAATCTGAAGACCTTGACAACTTGGATTCTAATGCATGTCAATCTGGCCAGAGTTATTCCTCGCAAAACTTCTCCTATGCCGTTGATTCTGTAAATATAGGATCTGCagttttcaaaaaattttggAGCAATGACCAGATGATATTCCCAAAAGGTATGCTGCATACTAGGGTGTCATCCTGTTTTACTGAAAATTTCTTATTCTGTAACTTCTAAGTTTGGAACAGCCCTCctttcacttttctctttgccACTATGTACATATTGTCTAATATTAGCTTATATTGGCAGGATTCAGAAGCCATGTCAAGTTCTTTAATGTCCTCAATCCAACAGAGATGAGTAGCTACATTTCAGAAGTTCTGGATGCTGGATTTCTTGGGCCTTTATTCCAGGTATTGTCACATTTATTAATTGTGTTTAGTCAAATAGAATATATTTGCTTGGTAGAggatttttatgcaatattgcAGGTGCACTGCTTTGTTGTAATTATTTGTAGTCATTATGTCACATAACACAAGAAGGAAAGTTCTATACTTTAAGGATAAAATTTTGCtggtttttcttccttttcccAGTATAgcaatattatgatattatttcATAACGAAATTGAATATAGGTTACACTAGAGGAGTCTCCAGATCAGAGCTTTACAGATGTCTCAGCCCAGAGGTGCTGGGAACTTGTACTGCATAGGCTAAATCAAGAAACAACTAGGCTTCAGGCCCTAGGGAAAGCTTTTTCCCTGCGATTTCCACAAAACATTGATGGGCTGAAAATGTTTGGGTTTTACTCTCCATCCATCATTAAGGTATGTTTACTGATTGTTTTATGATAGTAGGGGGAAATACGACACTGAAATATATTCTGTAGATAACACCAATGTTCCTTTACTTTTGACATGCTTGCGTTCCTTGTAATCTCTGGACTCTGAAGGTTGTCATATTTGAGTCTTCACTCCCGTAGGGTTGTGAATCATTGTTGAGATATTTTGTTTACAGAAACTTTACTAGGATTTTACCCAATATGAACTTCAAAGTCTGTGCTTAAATGTTAAGATGTCTTGGCAAATTAAACCCTAGGATCAACTGCATTGAAACAAACACATCAGGAACCCACAGTTTTGGCAAGCTTTAAGCTGGCCATAATAGTTTCTGAGTTAATTATGTGAAAGTGTATAAGCTTAATAGTAACGAACTTGTCCTGATTGATAATGATGTATTTTAGGCTATCGAGAATCTTGATCCAGACCATAACTGCATGGAGTACTGGAACAACAAGCTTTCAGTAAAGGAGAATTATATCGAGAATATCCATAAACAATCAGAGATGTCAGCTCGTCCTAAAGTTGCTGAAAAGTACCCTTGTGGATCAAATTCCTCCGAAGGGGAAACCACGCCAGGAACTTCTGGAAATACCACAACCAAGGAACAGGACCTCCCGATTTTACCCAATAATAACGGTTCACTTGACGAGGAATCTACCAAAATATTAAGGAGTTTGCTGAAAAAAGCAAATCCGGAAGAGTTACAAATACTTCACAGAATAATGAGCAGCGAGCATGAAGGCCCCCAACGGAAATTGGCACTCACTACATTGTCTGAAGAAATCTGGAGAACatgtaaataacaaaattttgagGTCCAGTCATTCTTTGCAGAGCTagaattttattctttttcattACTAAAGCTATTACAGTAGGCCTATTCTTTCAGCGTTCAGTATCAATAGGTGAGATATCCTAAGCTTGTTTAAGCTGTCAAAATGATGCTCGTGATGTAGATTAGTCTTTGATTTTAcagttttttgataaaaatcagTGTAGACCTTTCTCACAATTTTATTCAAGTTTATTAGACCGATACATCATACATGCCTATACATTATTTAttcattcatttatttatttatttattattattattattattattgttgttgtttttattgggttaattatctaactgggcactcacttcacaccGATATATCATTTGGATCACTTTCAaattttcggtctcatttgaaacaccgttttcagaaattgtatcagtcttaaatataaaaagttaaattcgAAAACAAATCGACAGTTTGAGAAGTGTTACTTATAGGGATCTAATACAAgtacgattaattgaattttcgCGTCCAAAAAATGGCTATATATGAATTATTAGGGTTCTTCATAACCCATCTATTCCACCATCAATTTTAACCATTTTTTAGACACGAAAATCCAATTAATCATACCTATATAATCTCTTTACACGACCGAAAATTTGAGAGTGAcccggatgatatattggtatgaagtgagtgcccaattagataattaaccttattattattattattattattattattattattttcttgacATGGCTTTTAAGAATTATTTTTTCACTCAGTTATATTCTACTACAATGTCTATCATGATTATTTAACGAGTGTTGGGGAAAGGAAGATAAATATTAGCCATGTCTTGCACAAATATACCCTGATATATAATgcaattattatgattttatacaTAATGAATATTCAGAATTCAGGAATCACACCCGAGAAAATAAGCACCTATGTATAAAAGAATaaagatataaaataattatataatttgatgTAGAGTCTTTTTGACTTTTATTacaaagattatatttatttgagattTGTACTCATGCTTATCATGTAAAAATCGAAAATCAGAATTTATCAGTTGACTAAATGATGGAAGATTGATTGAagattttttcaataatttttagttaaatcaGAGCGTCatcgataaaataaattttaaacattaatCAGAAATTTTTAGAACGCTGTTTGTACCCCAAATTATTTGTAAGGCGGATCTTCGTGTACAATAATACCAAAAGTTTTTTGTGCCAAAAGTCTAAAGCTGTTGTCTGTGGCCTTTTAACTCACACATCACAAATCAcaaatgccatttttccctgtACTCAAAGCAGCAGAATATGCATGGCATTGTTCATCTCCATCCATCCACTTACTTCCCAAACTGCAACCAATTTTAAGCAAGTAAATATTAGGTTAGACGCAGACTTCTCATGCAACTCTGCATGCATTCCATGCACTCATTCTTGCACGCCCTAAAACTCATTTCTTTTTACTTATAAAAACCCTTAATTATTCTCCCCTCttcattaattattataatcctCATCATGACTTCTCCTCTGCATTTCTTGATCCTTACACTCTTCCTCTTCTCTACTACTATTTATTTCCCACTGCAAGCTGCTTCTAGGGGAATTCCAGACctaaaaaccgaacccgaacaGCAGCCCTTACAGGATACCTCAACGAAACTCGATGAACAGATGCTTTTAGTAGCACCATTGGCCGGAAACAAGCCAATGCCAGCAGAGTCACTGCTGCCTTCTTTTCCGACCTTTTTGAGGCCTATTCTTTTTCCTTCACCATTCGGAAGATTTAGGCCTGTTTTTCCATTTCGGACTATTCCAAGGCTTCCACCTACTCATGATGATACTAATTTGCCTAGTAAACCCTCGGTTCCCAGCTCGGATCACCGACCTCGCCCCTCAGCTGCTTTCCTGGGCTCACCGCCTGTTATGGAACTTCCGTGAAGCTAATTTGTATCTATGAGCGAGGATCGATTGATATTATCTTGTGCTTTAGCCATTAATTAGTTCTTAGCctataattaatcaaaattgTTGTGTTTTCTATATAACTAGCATTAAAAATCTAGCTGCATTTTCAACCTTTTGATAATAAACCTAGAATTTTATTACTTAAGAAAGTGAAGAATGTGCATGTCACCCTTTAAGATTAGTAGAGATGCTGTCAAGCCGGCCTGGACCCGATATaacaaaaagaattatcacgatTTGAGAGAGTTATAATAATATCGATGAAATAACCAACCATAACTAATTAAATACACGAACCGATACAGAATATATAATTGTATGATAACACATCTCAAATTTACTGCAAATcacttgtgtttggttggggagaatggaatggaatggaatgagtaaaattacttgaaactaatagagatagggggaagttttggaaaaaaatgagtgaaggcaaaattgttatgatgagatttgtgaagaaattgggggtaggagagaatggagcattccatctcaaattgaaggtttgATATATAGCATATgatggaaggaatggaatggaggaaagaATGAAGTTTCTTAACAATTGTCCATaacatagttcatttttcagttcattccttccggaattattcaccccaaccaaactcaacacaactatgtaatcaaaataagtaaaaatataccGACATAGAAAAATGTTACGATaacatctcaaatttattataaatcacGCCAACTACGTAATCGAAGTAGAGAAAACAATATAGAAAGCATTTAGCTGACCACATATCAGAAGAGATAAAACACACACAGTAGGAAAGCAACACTAATATTACAGTAAACAACAAACACAACTCAATAGATCATGAAACTCGTCTAGTTTCCTGGTCCAAGAGGTGGAGCAAGGGTAGGTAAATTAGCAGCACCTGGAGTAGGGAGTTCACCGGGACCTGGGAGTGTGGGAGTTTTCGGTAATCCAGGAATCAAATCCCGTGGAATTGGGATTGGAATGGGAATCGGGATTGGGATGGGAATTAAAAACTTCTTATCACCTAAGGTGGTTGCAGTCTTGGCTAATTTAGTACTTCCAGATTCGCCCTTGAAGTTTTCGGGATTTGCAGTTTGGTCCCCATTTACCTTTGGAGTGTCAGTCAGCTGGCGAGCGGCGgataaaaaagcgctggacgtgAAAAAAATCAACAGCAACATGACACTGAAAATGGTTGCAGTGGAAGCCATTTTGTGCTAGTAGTGTGATAAGGGAAGAGAAGGCTTGTGGTATAGAAATGGTATAAGATGCATGGGTTTTTATAGGGATGTTGTAAAACCGTACCTtgtattatttgaatttttagcTTAGCTAACTGTATAATCATGATCTGTAAACATAATATTCCAAATATATATTGGTAGGACGTATAAAGATCTTCATGTCTGCTAGAAACTGTTGATTAAATTCGAAACtagttaatttatttaagtatCGTGTGATTATAACTGTTTTGCTTTTGAGTTAAATGGATGAAAATAAACGATTTTATAAGGGAGTCAAGTAATCGGAATGAATTTACACAACACATGTAGAATTTGAGGGCATGTGACTGCAGGGAAAAATCAGAAGATATGGCTACTTTAGTAACAAGTGTTGTCTGAACTAGAATTTACTAACGAAACCTTATTCTGACCGTGTggtttttttgtcaaaatttatttttcagaaataaaaatttatttttagaaaatatataaaattttatttttttaaaataaatccatTACTTTTTGTCAtttaataaatatgaaacaGCTGACTAATAAGCTCTTAATTCCTTTGCCCAAACAAGCCCTATTTTCGACTAGTGTCATTACAGGTTTCAAGTGACCGTAATCGGTCAGTTTTGGCCGTGAAGACAACCAATATGCTGATTATTACGAACGGTCGATTTTCGAAGTTTTTAATAATCATATCTATTAACCGATTATGTGtgattttattgaataatacaAGATtctgttgaattttttttcaacgTATTGATCAATCAACACATATTTACGGGACGTATGTGATTTTAGAAAGTCCAGTtattatctaaaaaaattagGGGCTGTTTGagtaagtttaaaataagtgtttattgcttaaagtaaaataaGTGAAGTAAAAATCAGgagcaaattaagacttataagcgATTAAATTGTTTGAGAAATAAATAGAAATCATGAAACAACAATTTTTTAAGTACTTCTAGATTTTTTCCacaaataatacaaataaatgcttataacttataaacccagaaaTCGAGCTTATAATCGATTGTCAAATACCACCTTAAATGATGAGGATGGGAAGCGATACGTAATTCAGTGGTGATTTTCGACATCTTTTCTTGGGATGTGTGCATAGATTAAGCACTATAGATTAAGCACTAAAATAGCTAGTTGAAAAGATTTCGATATATGGAAGTGTACGTCTTGCACTCTTGCTATGGTTCATCATGAAATTCGATAGTATCTGTACATTACACTGTTTTACTGATCACAAATGTGTAAACATGCatgctatatataaatctgGACTGTAAGTTAGCAGTAAAGTTGATACTTTAGTTGGTATCTCtccttttttttcaaaataaataaactatattcttcaaaagatttattACTGAACACCTTATAACCTGAAAAGTTAGAAACCTGCCGACTAACTTCATAGCcaacacataaataaattgtaaaatatattgatttgacTATGTAAGATTTTATAGGCAAGTGTAACTCCATGGATACAAAAATTATTAGAAGTTATACCCAAATCTTCGGGTTCATTAAAATCGCTCTCAAATTCGATTttgaatttacaaaaaaaataaatcaaaaggtAAATCTAGAAATAATAAGATATGAacctgaaaatatattaaaattagatgCGGGGAGATAAACACACAGAAACAAGCAAGTTATCATCCTTATCAGCTGTAGCTGTTAAAGGATGATGATTCAATTCTGGTGTACTAATATGCAACAGCCCACCATTGATACAACAAACTACTCTGTACATTATTCAAGAAAAAGGAGCTTGTCTTTTCGGttgataatattaatttatattcataataaatatatagttGGTTTTTTATAATCTTAATCTTTCAATTCcaataaaattacaattattGGCTTTGGTGTTAAATGTTTTGCATATGCATCTTACGCAGCACACTGCATGTTAGGATGTTTTCTAGTGTTTTACATAAATTGTGAATGTGTTAAATGATTTTACAACCTAAAATGCTTACTCAAACCTACAACAAAActtgaataatatataaaaattgtgacAAGTATATTTCTCGTAATGGAAGTTTAAAATTGATCATCAAAATTGTTAGATTAAAATAATTGATCGATTATCACATTTATAATTGACCAACATATATTATTGATACAAAATTAGTCAATCTTAAAACACtagtttataaattttacaGAATTGtgattataattaatcaacatGTGAATCAGGTATGAGGTTTATATTTTCGTTGATATATAgactatgaaatatatatatgtatgtgtgtacaatttttttttcatatacggaatatcaaaaatatatatgtcatTTCATATCAAAATCTATAATACAAATATTTGTCATGTCATTATCTAAATCGATCACTATGTGTCATACAAGTGTTTGTCATATCAATTATGTTGGTTAGAAATTTAAGGTACGTGATTTCTAATAGTCTGACTGTTGTGCATTATCATGATACAATCGACTGATGTGCATTATCATATACATTATTTGAATCTTCTTCTACATTATACAAATGTATAGTACTATTATTTGAAACGAATTTCTAGACTCTCTCCTTTGCACAATATTTTCACTTGGTAATGTTGACacaacatactccctccgtttcaaattagatgtccactttaaaaaaatcacacagtttaagaaaagtggttgttcataaattaattgcattaaatgatcaaaatatgtggagtgagattgatctaggaaatataaataagagatatgtggagtagaattgactttggaaatatgattttgcattgaaagttgaagtggacaagtaatttgaaacaaaaaaatttcttgaaagtggacatgtaaattgaaacggagggagtacttctcactcattaataatatatgttatgaAGTCTAATATTATCGATCGttatcaatttaaatatttatatttttttctatatacTTTGGTATATTGTGAAGTCTAATATAATCAATCATTAATCAACTTAACTATTTTTAATTAACATAACTATTTGAAATGTTTACAAAGACACTAGTTTTGTACACcatgttttcaaaaaaattaattatagttcttataatatttttaaatcattcTTGAATTctcaatttataataatctattatTTTAGATTTCATTATGTATCCAATTTAAGTGATTATTTGTCATCTACTTAAAAGAAAACAcacatttatattattaaataaatatttcaaaattataatatatattatatatataacataataaattAGAAGTCTGCTTCATTTctcttttgtgattttttttttcatttttccttcAAATTTCCCTTTTATCCActtataaatatgaaaattatatatgaccGGTAACAATACATtagaattttgaatttaataaatgGTGGAAAGAGCGTTGAGTTATGTCAATCACTTCACATGTGTGTATATTATAATTCTTGAACGATGTTAACTCCTCATTGCCACCTAATTCAAATACACGTCAATGTCATATATTTAAAGTATTGACATGTCAGGcatattttcatattaaataaataaactccaccttttactatttaagcttcaattctatattttataccaCATTTACACATGCTTTATACACATGTTTCATCCATATTATAGGTGATTATGCTATTTgggtaaagaaaaaaaattgaaataggtgattatgctatttgggtaaataaaaaaattgaaatggagtttaaatagtaaagtttagtgcttatttatcaattcccttAATCTaagcatataaattttaattaatacatataaatcCATCTCAAATTTAACATAAACAATAAATTCTCACATTAAATCTTTCTAATTTAAGAGATACCGTAATAACTATATTCCATAATTAcatcatttttgaatttttttgaattttgagtttGTGCTAAAAATATAACTGTTAATCAAAATGaaaagaagataattatattgaatacactattataatttatttaagaagTTAAATGTATGCAAGATTtcgtgaaaaaaaaaattcttctcAATTACACGTCAATGTTATACATGTATAGAGTTATTgaaagtattattttaatatatacaatgattttgcacaaaatttattatacttttattttagagcgaataaattaatatcgaaaaattataaagagaatttaaattttatttccaCATTTTAATATAGAAAATTTTGACGAGaaatttaaattagaatttataattatagttaaatctaatatttaatatctgAGAGTCGTCATggagaaataaatattttaagaaaataaataattgacgCCCTTGCGCAGAGTACGGGCAAAAAATAATAGTACATGACAACATTTGTTCACACTTTGc
Protein-coding regions in this window:
- the LOC108208921 gene encoding lysine-specific demethylase JMJ18; the protein is MDTSEQEPMDTETVISLVGKEKIKRLLTRRNRMNSPQTGVSPKVEIDVKNIKDMPLKPTQKSANNIECSGSPRSCKMPARWNPLEACRPVIDEAPVFHPSTEEFQDTLGYIAKIRPIAEAYGICRIVPPPSWNPPCPLKDKSVWENAKFSTRIQQVDLLQNREPMRKKRSRKRKRRSLFGMGNKRKRPNSEASESNMASDPEEKFGFQSGSDFTFEDFEKYSANFKECYFKLKDEDIIDENVTGTKKKWEPSIEDIEGEYWRIIEQPTDEVEVYYGADLETGTFGSGFPKISPSATELESDQYLSSGWNLNNFARLPGSILCLESCDISGVLVPWLYVGMCFSSFCWHVEDHHLYSLNYLHWGDPKIWYGIPGTHASALEAAMRKHLPDLFDEQPGLLHELVTQLSPSVLKSEGVPVYRVVQHSGEFVLTFPRAYHAGFNCGFNCAEAVNVAPIDWLEHGQCAVELYSEQHRKTSLSHDKLLLESAREAVRALWELSVLNIESPKNLVWKSVSGQEGILTKAVKKRVDLEKNRIEHLPTHLKLQKMEKDIDLTNERECFSCFYDLHLSFACCKCSSDRFACLKHANVVCSCGGDNRIILLRYTLVELNTLVEALEGSLVALEAWASADLELITINGKNNITAKLDPEETSKSSSSEPNHDPPCSLKTEEIMSTDKPSSHMPMNVCTEDVQVVQEDTAEKHAPQNMADEQNVDLCKADNNMLEHIYSIDLNHYSMSDEHDSMLKQLSDRCDNNITVKVDEIYGDICMVKAAFKSDSQREVEIAQHCSDSGSSVSHVNSGKHYNHSPKLFGFDLTINNPELGASLHSSKKSEDLDNLDSNACQSGQSYSSQNFSYAVDSVNIGSAVFKKFWSNDQMIFPKGFRSHVKFFNVLNPTEMSSYISEVLDAGFLGPLFQVTLEESPDQSFTDVSAQRCWELVLHRLNQETTRLQALGKAFSLRFPQNIDGLKMFGFYSPSIIKAIENLDPDHNCMEYWNNKLSVKENYIENIHKQSEMSARPKVAEKYPCGSNSSEGETTPGTSGNTTTKEQDLPILPNNNGSLDEESTKILRSLLKKANPEELQILHRIMSSEHEGPQRKLALTTLSEEIWRTCK